The nucleotide sequence GGGTGGAAAGAACGCTGTAAATGATGGCGTTTGCTCGGTTGCTCTTGACATAGGAGCGGATGGTGTACATAACGGCACAAATGGTGGCCGCTGCTGCTGGGTTATAACCAATTCTGCTTACCAGGGAGACAGAGATGGCTTTTGCCTAGAAAAAAGCCGAAAATGCAGAGAATGTGATTTTTACCTTTTTATTAAAAAGTCAGAAAAACTATTTTTTGCGGCATGATTGATGGTTTCGTAAAAAGTCCAATTTTGCGAAAAATCGTATTGTAACTCATTGAGTTGCCGTTAGCGAATTGCTGTTTTCTGACTTTTTACCAGGCCATCATGATTGCTTCGGACCAGGTATGTCGTGAGGAAAAAATTCATCATCAAAAACCATGGACACGAGTCCTGTACATAAACGGCTTAGCAGTACGAGCAAGCTCTGTTATTTCTTTAATTCTCCCCTCAACCTGGAACTCGTCCCTGTCCCCGCCCCTCCATTATCCCCGGTTTTCGCCCTTGCCCTTTTTATCCCATAATACCCCATTCTTTCATGATCATGGTGAACTTCTCCTTGCCTAATAGCTATTTTTAGGTTAGCACTTTATAAGTATCCATAACTGATTCACTTTCCGTGTAATATTCTCCAGAAACAATAATCAGGCAACGCCATCCACACAGGTATGACAAAGATTCTCGCTATAAACGGCTCTTATCGAGCAGAAGGGATGACGGATCAGG is from Candidatus Electrothrix sp. GW3-4 and encodes:
- a CDS encoding two-CW domain-containing protein, coding for MNRDNLLNCWQFKKCGREPGGKNAVNDGVCSVALDIGADGVHNGTNGGRCCWVITNSAYQGDRDGFCLEKSRKCRECDFYLFIKKSEKLFFAA